A window of Strix aluco isolate bStrAlu1 chromosome 11, bStrAlu1.hap1, whole genome shotgun sequence contains these coding sequences:
- the PARP3 gene encoding protein mono-ADP-ribosyltransferase PARP3 isoform X2 → MASKRHGPPPDGSGKKAKGGEEDDAWSSTLAALKTAPKEKPPATIDGLCPLSTAPGAQVYEDYDCTLNQTNISANNNKFYIIQLLEHDGAYSVWSRWGRVVDGVDGDKVCKQRVLPCTLDKATQDLVSLIFSSDMFQDAMQTMNIDVKKMPLGKLSKQQIARGFEALEELEAALQEQSPKAAHLEDLSSRFYTIIPHNFGRARPPPINSPDLLRAKKDMLLVLADIEVAQSLQAQKVKEEEEKEVAHPLDQDYALLCCQLSLLDPASREYQLIQNYVAQTGHKLRILNIWQVARDGEDERFKAHDLLEHRRLLWHGTNVAVIAAILKSGLRIMPHSGGRVGKGIYFASENSKSACYVGCTSKKVGIMFLTEVALGKSYRITCDDPTLCQPPAGYDSVLACGRTEPDPAQDAEMLLDGKKVLVCQGKPIPMPAYKDSSFSQSEYLIYQESQCRIRYLVQLHF, encoded by the exons ATGGCCTCCAAGCGCCATGGCCCCCCTCCAGATGGCAGTGGCAAGAAAGCgaaggggggagaggaggatgaTGCCTGGAGCTCCACCTTGGCAGCCCTGAAAACTGCCCCCAAGGAGAAGCCTCCTGCCACCATCGATGGGCTGTGCCCCCTGAGCACGGCACCAGGCGCCCAG GTCTATGAGGACTATGACTGCACCCTGAACCAGACCAACATCAGTGCCAACAACAACAAGTTCTACATCATCCAGCTCCTTGAGCACGATGGTGCCTACAGCGTCTGGAGCCGCTGGGGTCGAGTG GTGGATGGCGTGGACGGGGACAAGGTCTGCAAGCAGCGGGTGCTGCCCTGCACCTTGGACAAAGCCACACAGGACCTGGTGTCCCTCATCTTCAGCAGTGACATGTTCCAGGATGCCATGCAGACCATGAATATCG ATGTGAAGAAGATGCCACTGGGGAAGTTGAGCAAGCAGCAGATTGCAAGGGGCTTTGAGGCACTGGAGGAACTGGAGGCAGCGCTGCAGGAGCAGTCCCCCAAGGCTGCCCACCTGGAGGACCTCTCCTCCCGCTTCTACACCATCATCCCCCATAACTTTGGGCGGGCACGGCCACCCCCCATCAACTCGCCTGACCTGCTGCGTGCCAAGAAGGACATGCTGTTG GTGCTGGCTGACATCGAGGTGGCACAGAGCCTGCAGGCGCAGaaggtgaaggaggaggaggagaaggaagttGCCCATCCGCTGGATCAGGATtatgccctgctctgctgccagctctCCCTGCTGGACCCAGCTTCCCGGGAATACCAG CTGATCCAAAACTACGTGGCACAGACTGGGCACAAACTCCGCATCCTCAACATCTGGCAGGTGGCCAGAGACGGCGAG GATGAGCGCTTCAAAGCCCACGACCTCCTGGAGCACCGGCGCCTGCTTTGGCACGGCACTAACGTGGCGGTGATCGCGGCCATCCTGAAGAGTGGGCTGCGCATCATGCCCCACTCGGGCGGGCGCGTGGGCAAGGGCATCTACTTCGCCTCTGAGAACAGCAAGTCAGCCTGCTATG TGGGCTGCACGTCCAAGAAGGTTGGCATCATGTTCCTGACGGAGGTGGCCCTGGGCAAGTCCTACCGCATCACCTGCGATGACCCCACGCTGTGTCAGCCGCCTGCTGGCTATGACAGTGTCCTGGCCTGTGGCCGGACAGAGCCAG ACCCTGCACAGGATGCGGAGATGCTGCTGGACGGCAAGAAGGTGCTGGTGTGCCAGGGCAAGCCCATCCCCATGCCCGCCTACAAGGACTCCTCCTTCAGCCAGAGCGAGTACCTCATCTACCAGGAAAGCCAGTGCCGGATCCGCTACCTTGTCCAGCTCCACTTCTGA
- the PARP3 gene encoding protein mono-ADP-ribosyltransferase PARP3 isoform X1 — protein MASKRHGPPPDGSGKKAKGGEEDDAWSSTLAALKTAPKEKPPATIDGLCPLSTAPGAQVYEDYDCTLNQTNISANNNKFYIIQLLEHDGAYSVWSRWGRVGEVGQSKLMPSASLEAAKKDFEKKFREKTKNSWAARDNFVAQPGKYTLIEVQPGAGQEVEVAVRVDGVDGDKVCKQRVLPCTLDKATQDLVSLIFSSDMFQDAMQTMNIDVKKMPLGKLSKQQIARGFEALEELEAALQEQSPKAAHLEDLSSRFYTIIPHNFGRARPPPINSPDLLRAKKDMLLVLADIEVAQSLQAQKVKEEEEKEVAHPLDQDYALLCCQLSLLDPASREYQLIQNYVAQTGHKLRILNIWQVARDGEDERFKAHDLLEHRRLLWHGTNVAVIAAILKSGLRIMPHSGGRVGKGIYFASENSKSACYVGCTSKKVGIMFLTEVALGKSYRITCDDPTLCQPPAGYDSVLACGRTEPDPAQDAEMLLDGKKVLVCQGKPIPMPAYKDSSFSQSEYLIYQESQCRIRYLVQLHF, from the exons ATGGCCTCCAAGCGCCATGGCCCCCCTCCAGATGGCAGTGGCAAGAAAGCgaaggggggagaggaggatgaTGCCTGGAGCTCCACCTTGGCAGCCCTGAAAACTGCCCCCAAGGAGAAGCCTCCTGCCACCATCGATGGGCTGTGCCCCCTGAGCACGGCACCAGGCGCCCAG GTCTATGAGGACTATGACTGCACCCTGAACCAGACCAACATCAGTGCCAACAACAACAAGTTCTACATCATCCAGCTCCTTGAGCACGATGGTGCCTACAGCGTCTGGAGCCGCTGGGGTCGAGTG GGGGAGGTCGGCCAGTCAAAGCTCATGCCCTCTGCCTCCCTGGAGGCCGCCAAGAAGGACTTTGAGAAGAAGTTTCGGGAGAAGACCAAGAACAGCTGGGCAGCGAGGGATAACTTTGTTGCCCAGCCGGGGAAGTACACGCTCATCGAGGTGCAGCCAGGGGCCGGGCAGGAGGTGGAGGTTGCTGTCAGG GTGGATGGCGTGGACGGGGACAAGGTCTGCAAGCAGCGGGTGCTGCCCTGCACCTTGGACAAAGCCACACAGGACCTGGTGTCCCTCATCTTCAGCAGTGACATGTTCCAGGATGCCATGCAGACCATGAATATCG ATGTGAAGAAGATGCCACTGGGGAAGTTGAGCAAGCAGCAGATTGCAAGGGGCTTTGAGGCACTGGAGGAACTGGAGGCAGCGCTGCAGGAGCAGTCCCCCAAGGCTGCCCACCTGGAGGACCTCTCCTCCCGCTTCTACACCATCATCCCCCATAACTTTGGGCGGGCACGGCCACCCCCCATCAACTCGCCTGACCTGCTGCGTGCCAAGAAGGACATGCTGTTG GTGCTGGCTGACATCGAGGTGGCACAGAGCCTGCAGGCGCAGaaggtgaaggaggaggaggagaaggaagttGCCCATCCGCTGGATCAGGATtatgccctgctctgctgccagctctCCCTGCTGGACCCAGCTTCCCGGGAATACCAG CTGATCCAAAACTACGTGGCACAGACTGGGCACAAACTCCGCATCCTCAACATCTGGCAGGTGGCCAGAGACGGCGAG GATGAGCGCTTCAAAGCCCACGACCTCCTGGAGCACCGGCGCCTGCTTTGGCACGGCACTAACGTGGCGGTGATCGCGGCCATCCTGAAGAGTGGGCTGCGCATCATGCCCCACTCGGGCGGGCGCGTGGGCAAGGGCATCTACTTCGCCTCTGAGAACAGCAAGTCAGCCTGCTATG TGGGCTGCACGTCCAAGAAGGTTGGCATCATGTTCCTGACGGAGGTGGCCCTGGGCAAGTCCTACCGCATCACCTGCGATGACCCCACGCTGTGTCAGCCGCCTGCTGGCTATGACAGTGTCCTGGCCTGTGGCCGGACAGAGCCAG ACCCTGCACAGGATGCGGAGATGCTGCTGGACGGCAAGAAGGTGCTGGTGTGCCAGGGCAAGCCCATCCCCATGCCCGCCTACAAGGACTCCTCCTTCAGCCAGAGCGAGTACCTCATCTACCAGGAAAGCCAGTGCCGGATCCGCTACCTTGTCCAGCTCCACTTCTGA
- the LOC141928180 gene encoding putative G-protein coupled receptor, with product MASRTGLNTTDSPEPLSVPEQSIAQEVVGLLCMVLLTLTALVANTVVMVVILKTPLLRKFIFVCHLCVVDLLSAIFLMPLGIISSSSCFNRVIYSIAECQALIFLNVCFISASILTISIISVERYYYIVHPMRYEVKMTIRLAVAGVVFIWVKSVLITVLALVGWPQGNGATSASRCTVYWSPGAHKKVFVIIFSIVCFVLPTIIIFAVYCSVYRVARMASLQHVPVPAQAVVPRHRSDSIASQVTIITTRNLPLPRLMPERLLGSNKAILTLVLIVGQFLCCWLPFFAFHLHSSITAGTVGGGHGEMVVTWIAYSSFAINPFFYGLLNRQIREELARLRRSCLNRPLGQELCLSVSEASVQENFLQFLQRATCTLETHTSCISPSPRNRLDQTKMGFPIPGQVPEESS from the coding sequence ATGGCGAGCCGAACGGGGCTGAACACCACGGACAGCCCAGAGCCGCTCTCCGTCCCCGAGCAGTCCATCGCCCAGGAGGTGGTGGGCCTCCTCTGCATGGTCCTGCTCACCCTCACAGCCCTGGTGGCCAACACCGTGGTGATGGTCGTCATTCTCAAAACCCCCCTTCTCAGGAAGTTCATCTTCGTCTGCCACCTCTGCGTGGTCGACCTCCTCTCTGCCATTTTCCTCATGCCCCTGGGGATcatctccagctcctcctgcttcaATAGGGTAATCTACAGCATTGCTGAGTGCCAGGCCTTGATATTCCTGAATGTCTGCTTCATCAGTGCTTCCATCCTCACTATCTCCATCATCAGTGTGGAGCGGTACTACTACATCGTCCACCCCATGAGGTATGAGGTCAAGATGACCATCAGGCTGGCGGTGGCTGGAGTGGTCTTCATTTGGGTCAAGTCTGTTCTCATCACTGTCTTGGCACTTGTGGGCTGGCCTCAAGGCAACGGGGCCACCAGCGCCAGCCGCTGCACAGTCTACTGGAGCCCTGGGGCCCACAAGAAGGTTTTTGTGATCATCTTCAGCATCGTCTGCTTTGTTCTGCCCACCATCATCATCTTTGCTGTCTACTGCAGTGTCTATCGCGTGGCCCGGATGGCATCCCTGCAGCACGTACCCGTGCCAGCACAGGCAGTTGTGCCGAGACACCGATCCGACTCCATCGCCAGCCAAGTGACCATCATCACCACCAGGAACCTGCCGCTGCCCAGGCTGATGCCAGAGCGCCTTTTGGGAAGCAACAAGGCCATCCTCACCTTGGTCCTCATTGTGGGACAGTTCTTGTGCTGCTGGCTGCCCTTCTTCGCTTTCCACCTGCACTCCTCTATTACCGCTGGAACAGTGGGCGGCGGGCATGGGGAGATGGTGGTCACCTGGATTGCCTACTCCTCTTTTGCCATCAATCCCTTCTTCTATGGGCTGCTGAACCGCCAGATCCGTGAGGAGCTGGCCCGACTCCGGCGCAGCTGTCTCAACCGGCCACTGGGCCAGGAGCTCTGTCTTTCTGTCTCAGAGGCTTCTGTCCAGGAAAACTTCTTACAGTTCCTCCAGAGAGCGACTTGCACGCTGGAGACCCACACCAGCTGcatcagccccagccccaggaacAGGCTGGACCAGACCAAGATGGGCTTCCCCATCCCGGGTCAAGTTCCTGAAGAGAGCAGTTGA